One segment of Dehalococcoidia bacterium DNA contains the following:
- a CDS encoding NADH-quinone oxidoreductase subunit N, with protein sequence MNLLFIAPEASLITLAMVVLMLDLVVRNKTTLATISLVGLLAPLGFTLALWTQRGSLLDAVAVDPYSLFFKLFFLGIAALGLLAAVEYADRFPRYRGEFFSLILMAVAGMMLLSSATELMTTYIAIELMSISFYALAGFLKDQKSTEASMKYLLLGALSSAILLYGMALFYGLTGQTTYAAMARELSVTHSPDRGVLLLALSLVVAGFGFKVSAVPFQMWTPDVYEGAPTPITALLSVGSKAAAFAAILRFFWLALPPDFPVDWSVLWVALAVLTMTFGNIAALVQSNIKRMLAYSSIAQAGYVLLGLAVQTEFGRSAVIFYLLAYAITNLGAFAAVIAISNRLNSDEISAYNGMAKRAPFLAAALTLCLISLTGLPPAAGFFAKFYLFSAAVQVGLAWAVVIAVLNSAVSAYYYLRIVRAMYLLPADEETAVTAAAPTVAAVALASIGVVVVFLLANPLIALSDLASRTLAP encoded by the coding sequence ATGAACCTGCTGTTCATCGCGCCCGAAGCTTCGCTGATCACGCTGGCGATGGTCGTCCTGATGCTGGACCTCGTCGTCCGCAACAAGACGACGCTGGCGACGATTTCGCTCGTCGGACTGCTGGCGCCGCTCGGCTTCACGCTCGCCCTCTGGACGCAGCGGGGCTCGTTGCTCGATGCTGTCGCGGTCGACCCGTACAGCCTGTTCTTCAAGCTGTTCTTCCTCGGCATCGCCGCTCTCGGGCTGCTCGCGGCAGTGGAATATGCCGACCGCTTTCCGCGCTACCGCGGCGAGTTCTTCTCGCTCATCCTGATGGCAGTCGCCGGGATGATGCTCCTCTCGAGCGCGACCGAGCTGATGACGACCTACATCGCGATCGAGCTGATGAGCATCTCGTTCTACGCCCTTGCCGGCTTCCTGAAGGACCAGAAGTCGACCGAAGCGAGCATGAAATACCTCCTGCTCGGCGCGCTGTCGTCGGCGATCCTGCTCTACGGCATGGCGCTGTTCTACGGGCTGACCGGCCAGACGACGTACGCGGCGATGGCGCGCGAGCTGAGCGTGACGCATTCCCCCGACCGAGGCGTCCTGCTGCTGGCGCTCTCGCTGGTTGTCGCCGGCTTCGGCTTCAAAGTGTCGGCGGTGCCGTTCCAGATGTGGACGCCCGACGTCTACGAGGGCGCGCCGACGCCGATTACCGCCCTGCTGTCGGTGGGGAGCAAGGCGGCGGCCTTCGCGGCGATCCTCCGCTTCTTCTGGCTGGCGCTGCCGCCGGACTTCCCGGTCGACTGGAGCGTCCTCTGGGTGGCGCTGGCGGTTCTGACGATGACCTTCGGCAATATCGCGGCGCTGGTCCAATCGAATATCAAGCGGATGCTCGCCTACAGCTCGATCGCCCAAGCCGGCTACGTCCTGCTCGGGCTGGCGGTGCAGACCGAGTTCGGCCGTTCGGCCGTCATCTTCTACCTGCTTGCGTATGCGATCACCAACCTCGGCGCCTTCGCAGCCGTGATCGCGATCTCGAACCGGCTCAACAGCGACGAGATCAGCGCCTACAACGGCATGGCGAAGCGGGCGCCGTTCCTCGCGGCGGCGCTGACGCTCTGCCTGATCTCGCTCACCGGCCTGCCGCCTGCCGCCGGCTTCTTCGCCAAGTTCTACCTCTTCAGCGCGGCGGTCCAAGTGGGGCTGGCGTGGGCGGTCGTGATCGCCGTGCTGAACAGCGCCGTTTCCGCCTACTACTACCTGCGCATCGTCCGGGCGATGTACTTGCTGCCCGCCGACGAAGAGACGGCGGTGACGGCCGCCGCGCCGACGGTCGCCGCGGTCGCCCTCGCCTCGATCGGCGTCGTGGTCGTCTTTCTCCTCGCCAATCCGCTGATCGCGCTGTCCGACCTCGCCTCGCGCACTCTTGCGCCCTAA
- a CDS encoding ABC transporter permease, whose translation MAIRYLAQRAIFALTTLFVITITAFLLVSAARGDPALIALEQDGQTPTPELLAEYRRQLGLDAPLPVQYVRWLGRVIQGDLGRSILSRRPVLAILGERIWPTVQLGLATLVVSTVVGLGLGLAVTFSRSATVDLGVRGAIVLAAGLPSFLLAIGLSVVVAERLRLLPVAGYGAWQHFILPVAALSVVPAAATLRLTRSAVRSVLAEDFVRTARAKGLPERTVAIQHVLRAAAAPLIASVGVRFGNILAGTVIVETIFAWPGMATAVITAISGRDVPVIAGYVLLTGSMVIAANFVTDVVTSVVDPRVALGGWRAR comes from the coding sequence ATGGCCATTCGGTATCTCGCGCAGCGAGCGATATTCGCTCTCACTACTCTCTTCGTCATTACCATCACCGCCTTCCTGCTGGTGAGCGCTGCGCGGGGCGACCCCGCCCTGATCGCGCTCGAGCAGGACGGTCAGACACCGACCCCGGAGCTGCTGGCCGAGTATCGGCGGCAGCTCGGGCTTGACGCGCCGCTTCCCGTTCAATATGTCCGTTGGCTCGGGCGGGTCATCCAGGGCGACCTCGGCCGGTCGATCCTGAGCCGCCGGCCGGTGCTGGCCATCCTCGGCGAGCGGATCTGGCCGACGGTTCAACTCGGCCTCGCGACGCTGGTCGTCTCGACGGTCGTCGGCCTCGGCCTTGGGCTCGCCGTCACTTTCAGCAGGTCGGCGACGGTCGACCTCGGCGTGCGCGGCGCGATCGTTCTTGCCGCCGGGCTGCCGTCCTTCCTGCTGGCGATCGGGCTGAGTGTTGTCGTCGCCGAGCGCCTGCGTCTGCTGCCGGTCGCCGGGTACGGCGCGTGGCAGCATTTCATCCTCCCCGTGGCGGCGCTGTCGGTCGTCCCTGCTGCCGCAACGCTCCGCCTAACGCGCTCCGCGGTCCGGAGCGTGCTGGCCGAAGACTTCGTGCGGACCGCGCGCGCCAAGGGGCTCCCCGAACGGACGGTCGCCATCCAGCATGTCCTGCGCGCCGCCGCCGCGCCGCTGATCGCCTCTGTCGGCGTCCGGTTCGGCAATATCCTCGCCGGCACGGTCATCGTCGAGACGATTTTCGCTTGGCCGGGCATGGCGACAGCGGTGATTACGGCCATCTCGGGCCGCGATGTGCCCGTGATCGCGGGCTATGTCCTCCTCACCGGCTCGATGGTGATCGCGGCGAACTTCGTGACAGACGTGGTGACGAGCGTGGTCGACCCGCGGGTCGCGCTCGGCGGATGGAGGGCGCGATGA
- a CDS encoding NADH-quinone oxidoreductase subunit M codes for MGLLSVLLFLPVVGALILLALPRGNDRLVRIVTAVVTGLALALSGYLFFAYDLNRGGLQFVERLPWIRIPTSPQFNVDYYLGVDGLSTPLVLLTALLSFLAVFISWNAIDTRVREYHILLLLLQTGVFGVFMALDFFLFFLFWEVELIPMYLLIGIWGSGRRMYAAMKFLIYTLAGSAFMLVGILLLYFNSAQATFDIFALANQSYAAPLKTLMFFFILIAFAVKLPVWPLHTWLPDAHGDAPTAISVLLAGVLLKMGAYGIFRVLLTIFPEQMQAYAPLLVTLAVISILYGALVTIMQPDMKRLVAYSSVSHMGYVLLGVAGGVTGLNMLGLNGAALQMFTHGTITGLLFAAVGVVYHKAHTRQIADFGGIAARMPVLATVFLIAGLASLGLPSLAGFVAEILIFFGSYQAYAWAAVLGAFGVLLATGYILFMYRRVFFGPLNPRWAHLTDADPIDMVPLFSLVAIIVLVGVYPTVLTRVFESGLQPILARLGG; via the coding sequence GTGGGACTGCTGAGCGTTCTCCTCTTCCTGCCGGTGGTTGGCGCGCTGATCCTGCTCGCTCTTCCGCGCGGGAACGACCGGCTGGTGCGGATTGTTACTGCCGTCGTCACCGGGCTTGCGCTCGCGCTTTCAGGCTATCTCTTTTTCGCCTACGACCTGAACCGAGGCGGTCTCCAGTTCGTCGAGCGGCTGCCCTGGATCCGCATTCCCACCTCGCCGCAGTTCAATGTCGACTACTACCTCGGCGTCGACGGCCTCTCGACCCCCCTCGTGCTGCTGACCGCGCTGCTCTCGTTCCTCGCCGTCTTCATCTCTTGGAACGCCATCGACACCCGCGTCCGCGAATATCACATCCTGCTGCTCCTGCTGCAGACCGGGGTGTTCGGCGTCTTCATGGCGCTCGACTTCTTCCTCTTCTTCCTGTTCTGGGAAGTCGAGCTGATCCCGATGTATCTCCTGATCGGCATCTGGGGCAGCGGCCGGCGGATGTACGCTGCCATGAAGTTCCTGATCTACACCCTCGCCGGCTCGGCGTTCATGCTCGTCGGCATCCTCCTGCTGTACTTCAACTCGGCTCAGGCGACGTTCGATATCTTTGCGCTTGCCAACCAGAGCTACGCTGCGCCGCTGAAGACCCTAATGTTCTTCTTCATCCTGATCGCGTTTGCGGTGAAGCTGCCGGTCTGGCCGCTCCACACCTGGCTGCCGGATGCCCACGGCGACGCGCCGACCGCGATCTCGGTGCTGCTTGCCGGCGTCCTGCTGAAGATGGGTGCCTACGGCATCTTCCGCGTGCTGCTGACGATCTTCCCCGAGCAGATGCAGGCGTACGCGCCGCTCCTCGTCACCCTCGCCGTTATCAGCATCCTCTACGGCGCGCTCGTCACGATCATGCAGCCCGACATGAAGCGGCTCGTCGCCTACTCGTCGGTGTCGCATATGGGCTATGTTCTGCTTGGCGTGGCGGGCGGCGTCACCGGGCTGAATATGCTCGGCCTGAACGGAGCCGCGCTCCAGATGTTCACCCACGGGACGATCACCGGCCTCCTCTTCGCGGCGGTCGGCGTGGTCTACCACAAAGCGCACACGCGCCAGATCGCCGATTTCGGCGGGATCGCGGCGCGGATGCCGGTCTTGGCGACAGTGTTCCTGATCGCGGGGCTCGCTTCGCTCGGCCTGCCGTCGCTCGCCGGTTTCGTCGCCGAAATCCTGATCTTCTTCGGCTCCTATCAAGCCTATGCGTGGGCGGCCGTGCTCGGCGCCTTCGGCGTTCTGCTCGCCACGGGCTACATCCTGTTCATGTACCGGCGCGTTTTCTTCGGGCCGCTCAATCCGCGGTGGGCCCATCTCACCGACGCCGACCCGATCGACATGGTGCCGCTCTTCTCGCTCGTTGCCATCATCGTGCTCGTCGGCGTTTACCCGACAGTGCTGACCCGCGTCTTTGAATCTGGCTTGCAGCCGATCCTTGCTCGGCTCGGCGGATGA
- a CDS encoding ABC transporter substrate-binding protein: MTRTISRRTVLGGIAFGALGTLVGCRLQETGSATVAPQPDLEATLRVGLSRDLANGPQDPYFTHTSLMVHEPLIRLGDGLEPVPWLAERWQLSDDGLRWTFTLRRGVTFTDGQPFNAAAAIRNIERNFQISPRTSPYTAMNAPVAYGPVAELRPIDEYTFEIVHERPYPLLEATMSNFFSAMFSPASFAPNGDFLDIPAATGPFILKQWERGQFAILERNDRYWGPRARVRRIEARVLPDPNTRVSALRAGEVDALVELGAILPAQAEQLRNEPDIIVGSDPISITQYLFFNCGQPPFNDVRLRQAVAFALNREEVTKEIVRGFGEPGRSLLSPFSARWFSPKGTPRYDPAEAARLARAALGDRRVEALLPYTDGAGQARPYKEIAAYLQVVVRPLGIDLRLQQLETAALTDVVNRGEWALRFGQLGWANGDPDFIMGNFMYSRGGANTTSRGGYRNDEVDQLVEAGRQERDPRRRFAIYERLQEIAATEVPVFALYHEKAPYAYRRTIRGLRQRINFQPTFDTVEKLS, from the coding sequence ATGACCCGCACGATCTCCCGCCGGACAGTACTGGGCGGGATTGCGTTTGGCGCCCTCGGCACCCTCGTCGGGTGCCGCCTCCAAGAGACCGGCTCCGCGACGGTCGCGCCGCAGCCCGACCTCGAGGCGACTCTTCGGGTCGGGCTGTCGCGCGACCTCGCCAATGGGCCCCAAGACCCCTACTTCACGCACACCTCGCTGATGGTCCACGAGCCGCTGATCCGGCTTGGCGATGGGCTGGAGCCGGTCCCGTGGCTGGCCGAGCGCTGGCAGCTCTCGGACGATGGCCTGCGCTGGACCTTCACCCTCCGACGCGGGGTCACCTTCACCGACGGGCAGCCGTTCAACGCTGCCGCCGCGATCCGCAATATCGAGCGCAATTTCCAGATTTCCCCGCGAACGTCGCCCTACACCGCGATGAACGCCCCGGTCGCCTACGGTCCGGTGGCCGAGCTCCGGCCGATCGATGAGTACACCTTCGAGATCGTCCATGAGCGGCCGTATCCGCTCCTCGAGGCGACGATGTCGAACTTCTTCTCGGCAATGTTCTCGCCCGCCTCGTTCGCGCCGAACGGCGACTTCCTCGATATCCCGGCCGCGACCGGGCCCTTCATCCTGAAACAGTGGGAGCGCGGCCAATTTGCCATTCTGGAGCGGAACGACCGCTACTGGGGTCCGCGCGCCCGCGTCCGCCGCATCGAAGCGCGCGTCCTTCCCGACCCGAACACGCGCGTCTCGGCGCTGCGGGCAGGCGAGGTGGACGCGCTCGTGGAACTGGGAGCGATCCTGCCGGCACAGGCCGAGCAGCTGCGGAACGAGCCGGACATCATTGTCGGGTCAGACCCGATCTCGATCACCCAGTATCTCTTCTTCAACTGCGGGCAGCCGCCATTCAATGACGTTCGGCTCCGCCAAGCGGTGGCGTTCGCGCTCAACCGGGAAGAAGTGACGAAGGAGATTGTGCGGGGGTTCGGCGAGCCGGGACGGAGCTTGCTTTCGCCGTTTTCCGCCCGCTGGTTCTCGCCGAAGGGCACGCCCCGCTACGATCCTGCCGAGGCGGCGCGGCTTGCCCGAGCCGCGCTCGGGGATCGCCGCGTCGAGGCGCTGCTCCCCTACACGGATGGCGCCGGCCAGGCGCGGCCGTACAAGGAGATCGCGGCCTATCTGCAGGTCGTCGTTCGGCCGCTCGGCATCGACCTCCGGCTGCAGCAGCTCGAAACCGCCGCCCTGACCGACGTCGTCAATCGGGGAGAGTGGGCGCTCCGCTTCGGGCAGCTGGGCTGGGCGAACGGCGACCCCGATTTCATCATGGGCAACTTCATGTACTCGCGCGGCGGCGCGAATACGACGAGCCGCGGCGGCTACCGCAATGACGAAGTCGACCAGCTCGTCGAAGCGGGACGGCAGGAGCGCGACCCGCGCCGCCGGTTCGCGATCTATGAGCGGCTGCAGGAGATCGCTGCTACCGAGGTCCCCGTCTTTGCGCTTTATCACGAAAAAGCGCCTTACGCCTACCGCCGCACGATCCGCGGGCTCCGCCAGCGCATCAACTTCCAGCCGACCTTCGATACGGTCGAGAAGCTGTCGTAA
- a CDS encoding ABC transporter permease — protein sequence MTVAPPLLRARAVRATRAWAPVLLFGASLTLMLLAPALAPADPNEIALGRRLLPPGPEALLGTDQLGRDVLSRLLHGGQAALLTALLAVSGSMALAAAVGILAGARGGAVDRFVCALLDMLLALPGLLVALAILGTLGTGRLAVVIALIGAGWAEEARIVRSVTASVRASQFIEAATAIGATPWRIARHHLLPATVPTVVVLASLNLGQALLTVSALSFLGLGTQPPSADWGTMLAESRAYLGAAPWLMLAPGVCIVGFAVLANLVGDAIQDRLDPRWRTH from the coding sequence ATGACCGTCGCTCCTCCTCTCCTTCGCGCGCGCGCCGTGCGCGCCACGCGCGCGTGGGCGCCCGTCCTCCTGTTTGGGGCCAGCCTGACACTCATGCTCCTTGCGCCCGCGCTTGCGCCCGCCGACCCCAACGAGATCGCGCTCGGCCGCCGGCTTCTCCCGCCGGGGCCGGAGGCGCTGCTCGGCACCGACCAGCTCGGCCGCGATGTCCTCAGCCGTCTCCTCCACGGCGGGCAGGCGGCCCTGCTGACGGCGCTGCTCGCCGTCAGCGGCTCGATGGCGCTTGCCGCTGCGGTCGGGATACTCGCCGGGGCGCGCGGCGGCGCGGTCGATCGTTTCGTCTGCGCGCTGTTGGACATGCTGCTGGCGTTGCCGGGCCTTCTCGTCGCCTTGGCGATCCTCGGCACGCTCGGAACGGGGCGGCTTGCCGTCGTCATCGCCCTGATCGGCGCAGGCTGGGCCGAAGAAGCACGGATCGTCCGCAGCGTGACAGCGAGCGTCCGCGCCAGCCAGTTCATCGAGGCGGCCACCGCAATCGGGGCGACCCCATGGCGGATCGCGCGCCACCATCTGCTGCCGGCAACAGTGCCGACCGTTGTTGTGCTCGCCAGTCTCAACCTCGGCCAAGCGCTGCTCACTGTTTCGGCGCTGAGCTTTCTGGGGCTTGGAACGCAGCCGCCCTCGGCAGACTGGGGGACGATGCTTGCGGAGAGCCGCGCCTACCTCGGCGCCGCGCCGTGGCTGATGCTCGCTCCGGGAGTGTGCATTGTCGGCTTTGCCGTCCTCGCCAATCTTGTCGGCGATGCCATTCAGGACCGGCTCGACCCGCGGTGGAGGACGCACTGA
- a CDS encoding M50 family metallopeptidase → MDFGLLSLLYAGAALYTLIQLARGWRGLLAEEPTPGARSLASLTAFLLLTPPAVYLHELGHAAAVLLTGAQLRGIGFFLYWGYTAYAGRVTPSEQWLIAAAGPLVTLTLGWGAIAVGLRWPIRPAINQLILVFGMLQLLQILVFYPLLTLANLGELAGSDFAVLYSPATPGLALAAGVVHGVSLVLLIAGSRWPAVRRRYARITGGSAPSAPPPPANPASVYAAVLAGRPVPEPDPDAPPAEVPQILSAARALVTDRSDAARLRADAAFAADERGVAIRQALEAVLAESRGKNAETLYDQARALLVATEHIGTAKYALALLTLFGQPADVPIFERFARDPAFTRIAVSGLATALGSLDEAGRRLLPQLEGLAKVELVELLASAPTPAMRRLLVTSGLAPGYEGYSALTIARAARLAEILATAPDPTIVDGAGALLAALAHDAVVGGPDGTLAQYEDAAVTLERYLALTAERRDLTQLLRLELFRAALAEPGIVDEGQRPALLATVQSRLSDPGWAAVAERAIAEAATPAARRDALTAARAIGRPTVEECFRWLALAEPDELAGLLRALGDQIAEDDAARFVAAAAGRLQPAGETTPWEIAHALTVALDIAARFPAAGGPLLTLALAGPVTTRTKALAVLERWPAAARAPFLAAVGALAEHDPAPSVRSRARELLARTAA, encoded by the coding sequence GTGGATTTCGGTCTCCTTTCGCTCCTCTATGCCGGCGCGGCGCTCTACACGCTGATCCAGCTTGCCCGCGGCTGGCGGGGGCTGCTGGCTGAGGAGCCGACGCCGGGGGCGCGCAGCCTCGCTAGCCTGACGGCGTTCCTGCTCCTGACGCCGCCGGCGGTCTATCTGCACGAGCTCGGCCATGCCGCTGCGGTCCTTCTGACGGGAGCGCAGCTGCGCGGCATCGGCTTCTTCCTCTACTGGGGCTACACGGCCTACGCCGGGCGCGTGACGCCGAGCGAGCAGTGGCTGATCGCGGCGGCGGGCCCGCTCGTTACGTTGACGCTCGGCTGGGGAGCGATCGCGGTCGGGCTGCGCTGGCCCATCCGCCCGGCGATCAATCAGCTCATCCTCGTGTTCGGCATGCTGCAGCTGCTGCAGATCCTCGTCTTCTACCCGCTCCTAACGCTGGCCAATCTCGGCGAACTCGCCGGCAGCGACTTTGCCGTTCTCTACAGCCCGGCGACGCCCGGTCTTGCCCTCGCCGCCGGCGTCGTCCATGGCGTCTCGCTCGTTCTGCTCATCGCCGGCTCGCGCTGGCCGGCGGTCCGGCGTCGCTATGCCCGCATCACCGGCGGGAGCGCCCCGAGCGCGCCGCCGCCGCCGGCCAACCCGGCCTCGGTCTATGCGGCGGTGCTGGCCGGCCGTCCCGTCCCCGAGCCTGATCCGGACGCGCCGCCCGCTGAGGTGCCCCAGATCCTCTCGGCCGCCCGCGCGCTCGTCACCGACCGCTCCGACGCCGCTCGTCTTCGTGCCGACGCCGCCTTCGCCGCCGACGAGCGCGGCGTCGCCATTCGGCAAGCGCTCGAGGCGGTGCTGGCGGAGAGCCGAGGCAAGAACGCCGAGACGCTCTACGACCAGGCGCGCGCGCTGCTCGTCGCGACCGAGCATATCGGGACGGCGAAGTACGCGCTCGCGCTGCTGACGCTCTTTGGACAGCCGGCGGACGTGCCGATCTTCGAGCGGTTTGCTCGCGACCCGGCGTTCACCCGGATCGCCGTAAGCGGCCTCGCGACCGCGCTGGGCAGCCTCGACGAAGCAGGCCGCCGTCTCCTGCCTCAGCTGGAGGGGCTCGCCAAGGTTGAACTCGTCGAACTGCTGGCCAGCGCGCCGACCCCGGCGATGCGCCGGCTGCTGGTGACGAGCGGTCTCGCGCCCGGCTATGAGGGCTACAGCGCGCTTACGATCGCCCGCGCGGCGCGGCTGGCGGAGATCCTCGCGACCGCGCCCGACCCGACCATCGTTGACGGCGCCGGCGCGCTCCTCGCCGCGCTCGCGCATGATGCTGTCGTCGGCGGACCGGATGGTACGCTCGCCCAGTACGAGGATGCCGCGGTGACCCTCGAACGCTACCTTGCCCTCACCGCGGAACGGCGCGACCTGACCCAGCTGCTGCGGCTCGAACTGTTCCGCGCCGCGCTCGCTGAGCCGGGCATTGTCGACGAGGGGCAGCGGCCCGCCCTGCTGGCGACGGTCCAGTCGCGCCTGAGTGACCCGGGCTGGGCGGCAGTCGCTGAGCGCGCGATCGCTGAGGCGGCAACCCCCGCAGCGCGGCGAGACGCGCTGACAGCGGCGCGGGCGATCGGCCGGCCGACCGTCGAGGAATGTTTCCGCTGGCTTGCTCTCGCCGAGCCGGATGAGCTCGCCGGGCTCCTGAGAGCGCTCGGCGACCAGATCGCCGAGGACGATGCCGCGCGCTTTGTCGCCGCTGCTGCTGGCCGACTCCAGCCGGCCGGCGAGACGACGCCATGGGAGATCGCCCACGCGCTGACTGTGGCGCTCGACATCGCGGCGCGCTTCCCGGCCGCGGGCGGTCCGCTTCTCACCTTGGCGCTTGCGGGACCTGTCACAACGCGCACCAAGGCGCTCGCGGTGCTCGAACGCTGGCCAGCCGCGGCACGCGCCCCCTTCCTCGCCGCCGTCGGCGCGCTCGCCGAGCACGACCCGGCGCCGAGCGTGCGCTCCCGCGCTAGAGAGCTACTGGCGCGCACGGCAGCCTAA
- a CDS encoding LLM class flavin-dependent oxidoreductase, with amino-acid sequence MVHLGVAGLQRGIRHPEPLLSLVQAAEQLGFDSVWFNEQHFSEGLSGAPSALLLAAASLARTSTIRVGLSVVVLPLYHPVLLAEALAQLDELGSGRLDVGIGRGSSPGLSRAVPDDLRRAAFFEAHDLLLKAWSSPAVSAEGACWRFADLPVTLRPAQPLPIFVAGASYETIAFAAARGYRLLLSLEPPEQRQLALLEKARQALGVEGPRRVSFSRYVCIGRTPAEAKDLAVRLWQAVQDRRRALARERGQPFRERPFAEFCAEQAIIGDGAGCRRALEQLIAEQGADHFRFVFNGNGALSAEETLMYLERFASAVLHHPEFRAWRANGSEKKGARR; translated from the coding sequence ATGGTGCATCTCGGGGTCGCGGGACTGCAGCGCGGCATCCGCCATCCTGAGCCGCTGCTGTCGCTGGTGCAGGCAGCAGAGCAGCTGGGATTCGATTCGGTCTGGTTCAATGAGCAGCACTTTTCGGAGGGGCTCAGCGGCGCGCCCTCTGCCCTGCTGCTTGCCGCTGCCTCCCTGGCGCGGACAAGCACGATCCGGGTCGGGCTTTCGGTCGTCGTCCTGCCGCTGTATCACCCTGTCCTCCTTGCCGAAGCGCTGGCCCAGTTGGACGAGCTTGGGAGCGGCCGGCTCGATGTCGGGATCGGCCGCGGCTCCAGCCCCGGCCTGAGCCGCGCCGTTCCGGACGACCTGCGCCGCGCCGCCTTTTTCGAGGCGCATGACCTCCTGCTCAAGGCGTGGAGCTCGCCCGCCGTCAGCGCCGAGGGCGCCTGCTGGCGCTTCGCCGACCTGCCCGTGACCCTGCGGCCGGCCCAGCCGCTGCCGATCTTCGTCGCGGGCGCCTCCTACGAAACGATCGCATTTGCGGCGGCCCGCGGCTACCGGCTTCTCCTCAGCCTCGAGCCGCCAGAGCAGCGGCAGCTTGCGCTCCTCGAGAAGGCGCGGCAAGCGCTCGGCGTGGAGGGGCCGCGGCGCGTCTCCTTCAGCCGCTATGTCTGCATCGGGCGGACACCGGCGGAAGCGAAGGACCTCGCGGTCCGGCTCTGGCAGGCGGTCCAAGACCGCCGGCGCGCCTTGGCGCGCGAGCGCGGGCAGCCGTTCCGCGAGCGCCCCTTTGCGGAGTTTTGCGCCGAGCAGGCGATCATCGGCGACGGCGCGGGCTGCCGGCGCGCACTCGAGCAGCTGATCGCCGAGCAGGGAGCCGACCATTTTCGCTTCGTGTTCAACGGCAACGGCGCGCTGAGCGCCGAGGAGACCCTGATGTACTTGGAGCGCTTCGCGTCGGCCGTGCTGCATCACCCGGAGTTCCGTGCTTGGCGCGCGAACGGCTCGGAGAAGAAAGGAGCGAGACGATGA
- a CDS encoding MFS transporter yields the protein MTIRAAPASASTPRRTGFSALRHRNYRLLWSGMLATSTTMWMEQLAYGWLVLELTNSPFLLGFVSFCRTVPTILFSIWGGVLADRLDRKRLLLLCQTLTWATITALALLTTLRLVEVWHVFLAAFLAGTAQSFNLPTRQSIINDAVGKEDLPNAIALNSLSFNVSKVIGPSIAGIIVGAAGTAAVFWTESAIMLFALVTTLFLALPPRPFEPSDQSPLRDLADGFRYVRHDALILGLLLAAAAPVLLAWPYQMLLPVLARDAIGTGPEGLGILMSASGIGAIVTISLMVFLGQRGQRQRVQFVAMVAFGVFLMLFSQSTHLWLSVIIIAFITGSSILYNILNQTALQTSVPDRIRGRVMGIYMLVMGLNPLGALLFGALADAVGVQPTVLLMGALTVLAAVLLFWWHPALRRAEA from the coding sequence GTGACGATCCGTGCCGCGCCAGCCTCGGCGAGCACACCCCGTCGCACCGGCTTTTCCGCCCTGCGGCACCGCAACTATCGCCTCCTCTGGAGCGGCATGCTCGCGACCAGCACCACGATGTGGATGGAGCAGCTCGCCTACGGCTGGCTGGTGCTCGAGTTGACTAACTCGCCGTTTCTCCTCGGCTTCGTCAGCTTCTGCCGCACGGTTCCTACTATCCTGTTCTCCATCTGGGGCGGCGTTCTCGCTGACCGCCTCGACCGTAAGCGGCTGCTCCTGCTCTGTCAAACGCTGACCTGGGCGACCATCACGGCGCTGGCGCTGCTGACGACCCTGCGCCTCGTTGAGGTGTGGCACGTCTTCCTCGCGGCTTTCCTCGCCGGCACCGCCCAGTCGTTCAACCTCCCCACCCGCCAGTCGATCATCAACGACGCGGTCGGGAAGGAGGACCTGCCCAACGCCATCGCTCTCAATTCCCTCTCATTCAACGTCTCCAAGGTGATTGGGCCGAGCATCGCCGGCATCATCGTCGGCGCAGCAGGCACGGCTGCCGTCTTCTGGACGGAGAGCGCGATTATGCTGTTCGCCCTCGTCACGACCCTGTTCCTTGCTCTTCCGCCGCGTCCCTTCGAGCCGTCCGATCAGTCGCCGCTGCGCGACCTCGCCGACGGCTTCCGCTATGTCCGTCACGACGCCCTCATTCTCGGGCTGCTGCTCGCCGCTGCCGCGCCGGTCCTGCTCGCCTGGCCGTATCAGATGCTGCTGCCAGTGCTTGCTCGCGATGCGATCGGAACCGGACCAGAGGGGCTCGGCATCCTGATGTCGGCCTCGGGCATCGGCGCCATTGTCACCATCTCGCTGATGGTGTTCCTCGGCCAGCGCGGACAGCGGCAGCGCGTTCAGTTCGTGGCGATGGTCGCCTTCGGCGTCTTTCTGATGCTCTTTTCGCAGTCCACCCACCTCTGGCTGAGCGTGATTATTATCGCGTTCATCACCGGCAGCAGCATCCTCTACAACATCCTGAATCAGACAGCGCTCCAGACCTCCGTGCCCGACCGCATCCGCGGCCGCGTGATGGGGATCTATATGCTGGTGATGGGACTGAACCCGCTTGGCGCCCTGCTCTTCGGAGCGCTCGCCGATGCGGTCGGTGTCCAGCCGACGGTGCTGCTGATGGGGGCGCTCACCGTTCTTGCCGCTGTGCTGCTGTTCTGGTGGCACCCCGCGCTTCGGCGAGCAGAAGCGTAG